From the genome of Ignavibacteriales bacterium, one region includes:
- a CDS encoding T9SS type A sorting domain-containing protein produces MEFNANALSSGVYYYQIRVGEYVQTKKMILL; encoded by the coding sequence GTGGAATTTAATGCAAATGCTCTTTCAAGTGGAGTTTACTATTATCAGATAAGAGTGGGTGAGTATGTTCAAACAAAGAAAATGATTCTGCTTTGA